The Niallia alba genome includes a window with the following:
- the pilM gene encoding type IV pilus biogenesis protein PilM, whose product MALNFNFGKKRVVNLTIKDHVIRYVEMKNSQDASVQSFGERFLPPGLIQDGTIQDVENFLWILEECMDEWKLSKKQVRFLVPDSSIVIRKLPIPEDVSEDEIKGYLYMELGTSIHLPFEDTCF is encoded by the coding sequence ATGGCACTAAATTTTAATTTTGGCAAAAAGAGAGTGGTTAACTTAACGATAAAGGATCATGTTATTCGATATGTGGAAATGAAGAATTCCCAAGATGCTTCTGTGCAAAGTTTTGGAGAGCGTTTTTTGCCGCCTGGATTGATTCAAGATGGAACTATTCAGGATGTCGAAAATTTTCTGTGGATTCTAGAAGAATGTATGGATGAATGGAAACTATCGAAGAAACAAGTTCGCTTCTTAGTTCCAGATTCTTCGATTGTCATTCGAAAGCTTCCTATTCCAGAAGATGTGAGTGAAGATGAAATTAAAGGTTATTTGTATATGGAACTTGGAACATCGATCCATTTGCCATTCGAGGATACCTGTTTTTGA
- the radC gene encoding RadC family protein, whose product MDSLLIKDFPNDERPRERFIKQGPESLATHELIALLIQTGSKNESVLTLANKLLIHFDGLRLLKDASLDELKAIKGIGTAKAIQLMAAIELGRRVSNLEFTDRYCIRSPEDAAKYMMNEMKFLSQEHFICLYLNTKNQVMHKQVVFIGSLNASIVHPREVFKEAFRRSAASIICLHNHPSGDPSPSREDIEVTKRLVECGKIIGIDLLDHIIMGENKFISLKEKGYV is encoded by the coding sequence ATGGATTCGTTGTTAATAAAAGATTTTCCAAATGATGAACGACCAAGAGAACGTTTTATTAAACAGGGGCCAGAAAGCTTAGCAACTCATGAGCTAATTGCTTTATTGATTCAAACAGGTTCCAAAAATGAATCAGTGTTAACGTTAGCGAACAAGCTTTTAATTCATTTTGATGGCCTTCGTCTATTAAAGGATGCAAGTCTTGATGAGTTAAAAGCAATCAAAGGGATTGGAACGGCAAAAGCAATTCAATTGATGGCAGCAATTGAATTAGGCAGACGTGTCTCCAATTTAGAATTTACCGATCGATATTGTATTCGGTCACCAGAAGATGCTGCTAAATATATGATGAACGAAATGAAATTTTTATCGCAAGAACATTTTATTTGCTTATATTTAAATACGAAAAATCAAGTGATGCATAAGCAAGTAGTTTTTATTGGGAGTTTAAATGCTAGCATTGTCCACCCAAGGGAAGTATTTAAAGAAGCATTTCGTAGATCGGCTGCTTCCATCATCTGTCTCCATAATCATCCATCAGGTGATCCATCCCCAAGCAGAGAAGACATTGAAGTAACGAAGCGATTAGTTGAATGCGGAAAAATTATTGGGATTGATTTGCTAGATCATATCATAATGGGGGAAAATAAATTTATCAGCTTAAAAGAAAAAGGCTACGTATGA
- the mreD gene encoding rod shape-determining protein MreD — translation MRKVLIGCLISFMFILESVFLELLPTDPFGKNWIFVPYFLLITILFFSVYGNRNVGVLYGFVFGLLFDIVYTEILGIYFFAFPFIIYIFNKLMKIFHSNIVVVSVMSLLAVSALEMIVYQVIKVINLTTIDFASFLHLRLLPSLGLNLVFIVIVAYPYKRLFEKYAAELKE, via the coding sequence ATGAGGAAAGTTTTAATTGGCTGTTTAATTTCATTCATGTTTATTTTAGAAAGTGTTTTTCTCGAATTGCTACCAACAGACCCATTCGGAAAAAATTGGATTTTCGTACCGTATTTTTTGCTGATTACCATACTTTTCTTTTCCGTTTATGGAAATAGAAACGTCGGCGTTCTCTATGGCTTTGTTTTTGGACTGCTTTTTGATATTGTTTATACAGAAATTTTAGGTATCTATTTTTTTGCATTCCCTTTTATCATTTATATTTTCAATAAATTAATGAAAATTTTCCATAGTAATATTGTCGTTGTTTCCGTCATGAGCTTACTTGCTGTTTCTGCTTTAGAAATGATTGTTTATCAAGTGATAAAAGTGATAAATCTGACAACCATTGATTTTGCGAGTTTCTTGCATTTAAGACTTTTGCCATCTTTAGGGTTGAATTTAGTATTTATCGTGATTGTCGCATACCCTTATAAACGTTTATTTGAGAAGTATGCAGCAGAGTTAAAAGAATGA
- a CDS encoding Maf family protein produces the protein MLKQTLILASSSPRRKELLEELQIPFVISSSNVDESFDPSLSPEKIVIDLAERKVEAIYLNNQHSFILGADTVVCLDGVILGKPTSREDASRMLSELSGKTHSVYTGVAIMANGICSTFYEKTDVLFWELTDEEIYDYLDTGEPFDKAGAYGIQGVGRTLVKEIKGDYFTVVGLPISRTVRELKAHGFHLPK, from the coding sequence ATGTTAAAGCAAACCCTCATATTGGCCTCTTCTTCTCCTCGACGAAAAGAGCTCCTTGAAGAACTCCAAATACCATTTGTTATATCCAGTAGTAATGTAGATGAAAGCTTTGACCCTTCTCTTTCACCAGAAAAAATTGTAATTGATTTAGCGGAAAGAAAAGTGGAAGCCATTTATTTGAATAACCAACACTCATTTATTCTAGGTGCCGATACGGTAGTATGTCTAGATGGTGTTATATTAGGAAAGCCTACTTCGAGAGAGGATGCGTCTCGCATGCTAAGTGAGCTTTCAGGCAAAACGCATTCTGTATATACTGGTGTCGCCATCATGGCAAATGGAATATGTTCCACATTTTATGAAAAAACTGACGTGTTATTTTGGGAATTAACAGATGAAGAAATATACGATTATCTAGACACCGGGGAACCATTTGATAAAGCAGGTGCGTATGGAATTCAAGGAGTAGGCAGAACGCTTGTGAAAGAAATTAAAGGAGATTATTTCACCGTAGTTGGTCTTCCAATTTCTCGAACGGTACGCGAATTGAAAGCGCATGGCTTCCATCTGCCTAAGTAA
- the mreC gene encoding rod shape-determining protein MreC — MPQFFMNKRLIILLVSIIILVALIGFSLSDRNKLTWPEQFVKDTTGWVQTLVSRPAHFVVGFVDNVKSLQDTYKENKELKAKLEENAQLKYQVQGLKKDVQALQDTLEEKESLSDYTLMKATVIRRNPSQWTELVTINRGDNDGVEKNMAVITSAGLIGKIKSVAPNTATVQLLSSEDPANRISVFIQPKEDEKKNKSKTEVFGIIADYDKETKQLIMTWEEVPNGLKVEKGQLVTTSGMGGVFPKGLAIGTVEKVEPDENGLQKKVFIKPAADFYDIEHVMVVDRAALSPEEEEQ; from the coding sequence ATGCCACAGTTTTTTATGAATAAACGCCTGATTATTTTGCTTGTTAGCATCATTATTCTCGTGGCATTAATAGGGTTTTCATTGAGTGATCGAAATAAATTAACCTGGCCGGAGCAGTTCGTAAAAGATACAACCGGCTGGGTTCAAACCCTTGTATCTAGACCTGCCCATTTTGTGGTGGGTTTTGTTGATAATGTCAAGTCATTACAAGATACATATAAAGAGAATAAAGAATTGAAGGCAAAGCTAGAGGAAAATGCTCAGCTTAAATACCAGGTTCAAGGTCTCAAAAAAGATGTACAAGCACTACAGGACACATTGGAAGAAAAAGAATCTTTAAGTGATTATACGCTCATGAAAGCAACGGTAATTCGTAGAAATCCTTCCCAATGGACAGAGTTAGTTACCATCAATAGAGGAGATAACGATGGTGTCGAGAAAAATATGGCTGTTATTACTTCTGCTGGATTAATTGGGAAAATAAAATCAGTGGCTCCTAATACGGCAACTGTACAGCTACTTAGTTCTGAAGATCCTGCTAATCGTATTTCTGTTTTTATTCAGCCTAAAGAAGACGAAAAAAAGAATAAAAGTAAAACAGAAGTGTTTGGTATTATTGCTGATTATGATAAAGAAACAAAGCAATTAATTATGACTTGGGAAGAAGTTCCAAATGGTCTGAAAGTGGAAAAAGGACAGCTTGTTACGACTTCAGGAATGGGTGGAGTCTTTCCGAAAGGGTTAGCTATTGGAACAGTAGAAAAAGTAGAGCCAGATGAAAATGGACTTCAGAAAAAAGTGTTTATCAAGCCAGCAGCAGATTTCTATGATATTGAACATGTAATGGTAGTAGACAGGGCAGCGTTATCTCCTGAAGAGGAAGAACAATGA
- a CDS encoding IS4 family transposase — MDKFTRKTSFEQWFTPISSTKLEELVETHHLNYYTKKLHITSFLKLLVFAQLNEIESLRAVSETLFSDDLQKATDLESISFSQLGRRLNQIPTDVFQHVFLDLVAQIHAKSQYEQRRKTTTPLKIIDSSTLPLNLNNHKWAEFRKTKSGIKLHLRLVYAEKGCSYPDNAVLTSAKEHDRGQLEVLVDDKECMYVFDRGYLDYERFDRMTDDGYFFVSRLRKNAVIRVVEPFKLPIDSTVLSDEMILIGTTQNRAENIFRLIKVLDSKGNELHLITNRFDLSADDIAELYKSRWAIELFFKWLKQHLNIKKFYAQSEQGVLAQLNTNSSRTYLQISRLLKAAPWKSAHLWLRKIVGKTVP, encoded by the coding sequence ATGGATAAGTTTACACGAAAAACATCATTTGAACAATGGTTTACACCGATTTCTTCAACGAAATTAGAAGAATTAGTGGAAACCCATCATTTAAATTACTATACAAAGAAGCTACACATCACTTCATTCTTGAAATTACTCGTATTTGCACAACTCAACGAAATCGAAAGTTTACGTGCTGTCAGTGAGACATTGTTTTCAGACGACCTTCAAAAAGCAACGGATTTAGAATCGATTAGCTTTTCGCAATTAGGCCGCCGATTAAATCAAATTCCAACAGACGTGTTCCAGCACGTTTTTCTGGATTTAGTCGCTCAGATTCATGCGAAATCTCAATATGAGCAGCGCCGGAAAACGACAACACCGCTGAAAATCATTGATTCGAGTACGTTGCCACTCAATTTGAATAATCACAAATGGGCGGAGTTTCGCAAAACAAAATCAGGTATCAAGCTTCATTTGCGCCTTGTTTACGCAGAAAAAGGCTGTTCCTATCCTGATAATGCGGTGCTGACAAGTGCGAAAGAACACGATCGTGGCCAGCTAGAGGTACTCGTTGACGACAAAGAATGCATGTACGTTTTTGATCGTGGTTACTTAGATTATGAGCGATTTGACCGCATGACCGATGATGGCTATTTCTTCGTCTCACGCTTGCGAAAAAATGCGGTCATTCGTGTCGTAGAGCCATTTAAACTGCCAATCGATTCAACTGTATTGTCGGATGAAATGATTCTGATCGGCACCACACAAAATCGTGCAGAAAATATCTTTCGCCTCATCAAAGTGCTCGATTCAAAAGGTAACGAACTGCATCTAATTACGAATCGATTTGATTTAAGCGCCGATGATATCGCTGAATTGTACAAATCGCGCTGGGCAATCGAGTTATTTTTCAAATGGTTGAAGCAGCACCTGAACATCAAAAAGTTCTACGCGCAGAGCGAACAAGGCGTACTGGCACAGCTGAACACGAACAGTTCAAGGACGTACTTACAAATTAGTCGCTTACTCAAAGCGGCACCATGGAAATCCGCTCATTTATGGCTACGAAAAATCGTAGGGAAAACCGTGCCCTAA
- a CDS encoding type IV pilus biogenesis protein PilM, which translates to MNYFNATLVEIDIKTVNASIFEEHYPLLMRHLLLEIDEQQWTITTDELLQEEKLTFTGDKAEMWIGLEDVYKELEKVMSFYRYTLNKGDKQVTKLVIAGDHPWLSTIVESIENRFDIPVLALKVNQTVSNKPIPSSFLLNIGLGLKEV; encoded by the coding sequence TTGAATTATTTTAATGCGACGCTAGTGGAAATCGATATTAAAACAGTAAATGCCAGCATTTTTGAAGAACATTATCCTTTATTGATGAGACATTTATTACTAGAAATCGATGAACAACAGTGGACCATTACGACAGATGAGCTTTTGCAAGAAGAAAAGCTGACATTTACAGGTGATAAGGCTGAGATGTGGATTGGTCTTGAGGATGTTTATAAAGAATTGGAAAAAGTGATGAGCTTTTATCGCTATACTTTAAATAAAGGCGACAAACAAGTGACAAAATTAGTAATAGCAGGAGACCATCCATGGCTTTCTACGATTGTAGAAAGTATAGAGAACCGTTTTGATATTCCTGTTCTTGCATTAAAAGTGAACCAAACAGTTTCTAACAAGCCTATACCATCAAGTTTTCTTTTAAACATTGGTTTAGGATTAAAAGAGGTGTAA
- a CDS encoding type IV pilus biogenesis protein PilM: MKMKLKVICIWNLEHRSICHSRIPVFDYYLLKEKEKNKQQIILFAAPEESVAQYADLLEEAKLSPQSADISALALYRYFFHSNKVEADENIMLVEIDH, encoded by the coding sequence GTGAAGATGAAATTAAAGGTTATTTGTATATGGAACTTGGAACATCGATCCATTTGCCATTCGAGGATACCTGTTTTTGATTATTACTTGTTGAAAGAAAAAGAAAAAAATAAACAGCAAATTATTTTATTTGCTGCACCTGAAGAAAGTGTTGCACAATATGCAGATCTATTAGAAGAGGCAAAATTATCTCCGCAATCTGCCGATATTTCCGCTTTAGCACTCTATCGTTACTTCTTTCATTCTAATAAAGTGGAAGCTGATGAAAATATCATGTTAGTTGAAATCGATCACTAG
- the minC gene encoding septum site-determining protein MinC has translation MKKRQLVTIKGTKNGLGLHLYDNCSYEELLRELQYKLNESSSLHNENRDIKVTVELGNRYVTDEQKEEIVHLIQEKQNLTVQSINSNLVTKTEAENWLRQNEVKSITSIVRSGQILEVPGDLLLIGDVNPGGKVIAGGNIYIMGQLKGIAHAGYNGKDDAVIAASIMKPTQIRISHFIEREIENTSSEKTREMECAYVNDSVIKIDRLQVLPHLRPNLLKLEGGY, from the coding sequence ATGAAAAAAAGGCAGCTAGTAACAATAAAAGGAACGAAGAATGGACTGGGCTTGCATTTGTATGATAATTGTTCTTATGAAGAATTATTAAGAGAACTTCAGTATAAATTAAACGAAAGCTCCAGCCTGCATAATGAAAACCGTGATATAAAAGTGACAGTAGAGCTTGGAAATAGATATGTAACAGATGAACAAAAGGAAGAGATTGTTCATTTAATTCAAGAAAAACAAAATTTAACTGTTCAATCCATTAATAGTAATTTAGTAACAAAGACAGAGGCGGAAAATTGGCTAAGACAAAATGAAGTAAAATCCATAACTAGTATTGTGCGATCAGGTCAAATATTAGAAGTGCCCGGTGATTTACTATTAATTGGCGATGTAAATCCAGGTGGCAAGGTTATAGCTGGAGGAAATATCTATATCATGGGACAGTTGAAAGGGATAGCTCATGCTGGATATAATGGTAAAGATGATGCGGTGATAGCTGCATCAATTATGAAACCGACCCAAATCCGGATTAGTCATTTTATTGAGAGGGAAATAGAGAATACGTCTTCTGAAAAAACAAGAGAAATGGAATGTGCATATGTGAATGACAGTGTCATTAAGATTGATAGATTACAAGTATTACCACATTTAAGACCTAATTTGCTGAAATTGGAAGGAGGATATTAA
- a CDS encoding SPOR domain-containing protein, translated as MCEKPENRKTITIKINGKDRPFQYKDTDEAVERKQPSVFHKDQNNENKEKDYFREESAAGQETEVEESFDWILPEPEEAPAKNKEKSLFAFQSPLTKKDKPALSKNSKAKEGKKKSLPKGIVASIFFAVFFAVILGTSFGFILLNMVSSDQSAATNGNITASANNSSDTSKGGQATAATEIATKADITTYVLQKGVFSNEERAKIEQKKLTDAGKTSQIISIDEKQFLLIGVVSNLENAKAWQKQVKDTYAKEMVFNGNEIENVSKEEKGVIEASSAIYYSILQIVTSVQFDKSISTEEKSKLEKALAIVEEKKISNFSNEKVQKMATHLAMGGELTMKLTKNSSEKEIEAIQQQLLNYLAAYVAL; from the coding sequence GTGTGTGAAAAACCGGAGAATCGAAAAACAATAACGATTAAAATCAACGGGAAAGACCGTCCATTCCAATATAAGGATACAGATGAAGCGGTGGAGCGGAAGCAGCCTTCTGTTTTTCATAAGGATCAAAATAACGAGAACAAAGAAAAAGATTATTTTAGGGAAGAGTCAGCGGCCGGTCAAGAAACAGAGGTAGAAGAAAGTTTTGATTGGATTCTTCCGGAACCAGAGGAAGCACCAGCAAAAAATAAAGAAAAAAGTTTATTTGCCTTTCAATCTCCTCTTACTAAAAAGGACAAGCCAGCATTATCAAAGAACAGTAAAGCAAAAGAAGGTAAGAAAAAAAGCTTGCCGAAAGGAATCGTTGCGTCTATTTTCTTTGCCGTTTTTTTTGCGGTTATTTTGGGAACGAGCTTTGGATTTATTTTATTAAATATGGTGAGTAGTGATCAGAGCGCTGCAACAAATGGAAATATAACGGCTTCAGCCAATAATTCTTCCGATACTTCCAAAGGTGGACAAGCTACTGCTGCAACGGAAATCGCCACGAAAGCAGATATCACTACTTATGTGCTTCAAAAAGGCGTCTTCTCTAATGAAGAGCGAGCAAAAATCGAACAAAAAAAATTAACCGATGCAGGAAAAACGAGTCAAATTATCTCGATTGATGAAAAGCAGTTCCTTTTAATAGGGGTTGTCAGTAATTTGGAGAATGCAAAAGCTTGGCAAAAGCAAGTAAAAGATACTTATGCAAAAGAGATGGTCTTTAATGGTAATGAGATAGAGAATGTGTCTAAGGAAGAAAAGGGGGTAATAGAAGCTTCTTCAGCCATTTATTATTCTATTCTTCAAATTGTCACAAGTGTTCAGTTTGATAAATCCATTTCTACGGAAGAGAAAAGTAAGTTAGAGAAAGCACTCGCTATCGTGGAGGAGAAAAAAATCTCTAATTTTTCGAATGAAAAGGTTCAAAAAATGGCGACCCATCTTGCCATGGGAGGGGAGCTTACGATGAAACTAACGAAAAATAGTAGTGAGAAAGAGATAGAGGCAATTCAACAGCAATTGTTAAACTATTTAGCCGCTTATGTAGCGCTGTAA
- a CDS encoding prepilin peptidase — translation MIYLLIFLYGITLGSFYNVVGLRVPINESIVRPRSHCSSCGRTLSAMELVPVLSYVLLRGKSKCCKASISPFYPIFELLTGVLFVISPLLLGWSSELFVSWTLISLFIIITVADLKYMIIPDKVLLVFSVIFIIERFFIPLHPWWNSLLGAVVGFTLLLIIAIVSKGGMGGGDIKLFAVIGFVLGIKLLFVAFFLSTFLGTIGGLIGMALGKSNKKQPIPFGPYISLGTLIAYYFGNSIIQWYLNIVL, via the coding sequence ATGATCTACCTACTAATCTTCCTATACGGCATAACCCTTGGTTCGTTTTACAACGTAGTTGGCTTAAGGGTTCCTATAAATGAATCGATTGTTAGGCCAAGATCTCATTGTTCAAGCTGTGGACGAACGTTATCGGCGATGGAGCTTGTACCAGTTTTAAGTTATGTATTATTAAGGGGGAAATCAAAATGCTGTAAAGCATCGATTTCCCCCTTCTATCCTATATTTGAGCTTTTAACGGGTGTTCTCTTTGTCATAAGTCCATTACTGCTTGGCTGGAGTTCCGAGCTGTTTGTATCATGGACACTGATTTCCTTGTTTATCATTATTACGGTAGCTGATTTAAAATATATGATTATCCCTGATAAAGTATTGCTGGTTTTTTCGGTTATTTTTATAATCGAACGATTTTTCATCCCGTTGCATCCTTGGTGGAATTCTTTACTTGGTGCAGTGGTTGGATTTACGCTTCTCCTCATTATTGCCATCGTTTCAAAAGGGGGAATGGGCGGAGGAGACATCAAGCTTTTTGCGGTAATTGGCTTTGTTTTAGGAATTAAGTTACTTTTTGTTGCCTTTTTTCTTTCTACTTTCTTAGGAACAATCGGAGGTCTTATCGGAATGGCTCTTGGTAAATCGAACAAGAAACAACCTATTCCCTTTGGTCCTTATATTTCTCTAGGAACACTCATCGCTTACTATTTTGGTAATTCAATTATCCAATGGTACTTAAACATTGTCCTTTAA
- a CDS encoding pilus assembly protein PilO: protein MRLSDHKPLVFFSLSMILLVLAALYSYYFYLMPLYNDVNMKKTELQMAEQQANILESKLKTTGSEANTNTIELQKKVPVKRLLEQALLEIEKVEIISDTNIIEMSINGTDTEEVTNGELTTADQAISDANKQENDGADEKTNTEEIVLPSGIHQTSINIIGEASTYFELERFIEKIEASNRIMTIDSLSITGPKEITSVEESDQVIDFELTVSIYYYPALNDLIEDLPRLDTPKVSERKNPFDTGTLENSKDE from the coding sequence ATGAGATTAAGTGATCATAAGCCACTCGTGTTCTTTTCTCTCAGTATGATTCTCTTAGTATTAGCAGCTTTATATAGTTATTATTTCTATTTAATGCCTTTATACAATGACGTAAATATGAAAAAAACAGAGTTGCAAATGGCAGAGCAACAAGCGAATATTTTGGAATCTAAACTAAAGACGACTGGTTCAGAAGCAAATACAAACACTATCGAGTTGCAGAAAAAGGTACCTGTGAAACGTTTGTTAGAACAGGCACTCCTTGAAATAGAAAAAGTAGAGATTATTTCTGATACGAATATTATCGAAATGAGTATAAATGGAACCGACACAGAAGAAGTGACAAATGGAGAGCTTACTACAGCCGATCAAGCAATCAGTGATGCAAATAAGCAAGAAAATGATGGCGCGGATGAAAAAACAAATACGGAAGAGATTGTTCTTCCAAGTGGCATTCATCAAACTTCAATCAACATTATTGGTGAAGCATCTACTTATTTCGAACTAGAGCGATTTATCGAAAAAATTGAAGCTTCCAACCGTATTATGACTATTGATTCGTTAAGCATTACAGGGCCAAAAGAGATTACATCAGTTGAAGAAAGTGATCAAGTGATAGACTTCGAACTAACAGTGTCTATTTATTACTATCCAGCATTAAATGATTTAATAGAGGATCTTCCTCGATTAGATACTCCTAAAGTATCTGAACGAAAGAATCCTTTTGATACCGGAACATTAGAAAATAGTAAAGATGAATAG
- a CDS encoding rod shape-determining protein, which produces MLGFGTRDLGIDLGTANTLVYVKGKGIVLREPSVVALQTDTKSIVAVGNDAKNMIGRTPGNVVALRPMKDGVIADYETTATMMKYYIKQATKNKGYFSGKPYVMVCVPSGITAVEERAVIDATRQAGARDAYTIEEPFAAAIGANLPVWEPTGSMVVDIGGGTTEVAIISLGGIVTSQSIRIAGDEMDDAIVNYIRKTYNLMIGERTSESIKVEIGSAGNPDQIENMDIRGRDLLTGLPKTIKITADEIAKALKDTVAAIVDAVKVTLEKTPPELAADIMDRGIVLTGGGALLRNLDKIISEETKMPVVIAEDPLDCVAIGTGKALDHIHLFKNKAKDSR; this is translated from the coding sequence ATGTTAGGTTTTGGAACAAGAGATCTTGGAATTGATTTAGGAACAGCGAATACGCTAGTTTATGTAAAGGGTAAAGGAATTGTACTAAGAGAACCTTCTGTTGTTGCACTGCAAACAGATACAAAGAGCATTGTAGCTGTAGGAAACGATGCGAAGAATATGATTGGTAGAACACCAGGGAATGTTGTAGCATTACGTCCAATGAAGGATGGGGTTATTGCTGATTATGAAACAACAGCAACGATGATGAAATACTATATTAAGCAAGCAACAAAGAATAAAGGTTATTTTTCTGGTAAGCCATATGTTATGGTTTGTGTACCATCAGGGATTACAGCAGTAGAAGAAAGAGCGGTAATCGATGCAACACGCCAAGCTGGTGCAAGAGATGCTTACACGATTGAAGAGCCTTTTGCTGCTGCAATTGGAGCAAATCTTCCAGTATGGGAGCCAACTGGTAGTATGGTAGTTGATATCGGTGGGGGTACAACAGAAGTAGCAATTATCTCTCTTGGTGGTATTGTAACTAGTCAATCGATTCGAATTGCTGGTGATGAAATGGATGACGCAATCGTTAACTATATTCGCAAAACATATAATTTAATGATTGGGGAAAGAACTTCTGAAAGTATTAAAGTGGAAATTGGAAGTGCTGGAAATCCAGATCAAATTGAAAATATGGATATTCGCGGGAGAGACTTATTAACAGGTCTGCCGAAAACCATCAAAATTACTGCAGATGAAATTGCTAAAGCATTAAAAGATACAGTAGCAGCAATAGTTGATGCAGTTAAAGTTACATTAGAAAAGACACCTCCAGAACTTGCAGCAGATATTATGGATCGTGGAATTGTTCTAACAGGTGGTGGAGCATTGCTTCGAAATCTTGACAAAATTATTAGTGAAGAAACAAAAATGCCTGTTGTTATAGCAGAAGATCCATTGGATTGTGTGGCTATTGGAACTGGTAAAGCTTTAGATCATATTCATTTATTCAAAAATAAAGCAAAAGATTCACGATAA
- a CDS encoding type II secretion system protein: MLKTRLNDKGLTLMELLAVLVILGIIAAIAIPSVLKVIGDMRDRAFIANAWNMKEATDFYIKEATTSGTGAKERITYHELVESGYMGTFNDPDTDRELVPSAKSYVTIQNNIAIAVCLKGENRKLCTEEDGVEQAIQYKGLSPSQIVSNNN, translated from the coding sequence ATGCTAAAAACTAGACTAAATGATAAGGGACTAACCCTAATGGAGTTGCTTGCTGTTCTTGTCATTCTTGGCATAATAGCTGCGATAGCGATTCCTTCTGTTCTGAAAGTAATAGGAGATATGCGTGATCGAGCTTTTATCGCAAACGCATGGAATATGAAAGAAGCTACTGATTTTTATATTAAAGAAGCAACAACTAGTGGAACGGGTGCAAAAGAGAGAATTACTTATCATGAACTTGTCGAAAGTGGTTATATGGGAACATTTAATGATCCGGATACAGACCGCGAACTAGTTCCTTCTGCTAAAAGCTATGTAACCATTCAAAATAACATAGCTATTGCAGTTTGTTTAAAAGGGGAAAATCGAAAGCTTTGTACAGAGGAAGATGGAGTAGAGCAAGCAATTCAATATAAGGGCCTTTCCCCAAGTCAGATCGTGTCTAACAACAACTGA